The Jannaschia sp. M317 genomic interval CTGGTTGAAGGCCTGGGCGCCGGCAAACATCTCCCCCATGCCTATGACGCTGCTGGTGTCCCAGCCGCCGATGTCCTGGTTGAAGGTACTGGCACGGGCAAACATCCGCCCCATGCCTATGACGCTGCTGGTATCCCAGCCGCCGATGTCCTGGTTGAAGGCCTGGGCGTAGGCAAACATCCACCCCATGTGCGTGACGCTGCCGGTATCCCATCCGCTGATGTCCGCATTGAAGCCGAAGTTCAACCGGGCCAGGCCTTGCATCGTCGTGACCCGGCTGGTGTCCCAGTCCGCGATATCGGTGGGAATGGTTGGAAAGACGGGTCTGGAGGTCGTGGTTCCGAAGTAATAGCTCAGGTCGGTGGAGGGGGCGTCGGGCATGGGGTTCGCCGTTTTGTTAACGATTTCAATTTTATAAGTCCGGCCAGCCTAGCGCGGGCCGGACCAAGCGGCAACCGCGCCCGTCCGTGTCTCAGATCATCAGCTGATGGTCGACCTCGTCGATGCGCAGGGTGATCGTGTCCTGCCCGTCTCCGTCGACCAGCGCCCAGAGGATCTGACCTGTGGGGCGATAGATGACGAAGGCCTCCTCCACGTCGCCCGCGCCCGCGCCCGCCGTGGTGGCGGTGTTGACCTGGAAATCGGCGGCCCGCGCCGTGTCCACCGCCACCAGCGCATCCTCGGCCGCGAAATCCTGGATCCAGTCGGAGCCGTGCCCCGCCACGCCCGCGTGGAACACCCGGTCGGCACCCGCGCCCAGGTTGATCCGGTCCGACCCGAAGCCGCCGTTGATGAAGTCCATCCCGTCGCCGCCGAAGATGACGTCCGACAGCGCCCCGCCCGATATCGTGTCGTCGCCCGCGCCCCCCGCCAGGGTGTCGGACCCGGTGCCGCCGTCCAGCACGTCGTTGCCGGCCCCGCCGTTGGCATCGTCGTTGCCCGCGCCGCCCCGGATCGTGTCGTTCCCGCTGAAGCCAAAGATGACATCGCCCAGATCCGCCTCGGAGGTGCCGCCGATCAGCAGGTCGCGGCCCCCCGCGCCCAGGATCCGGTCCGCCCCGTCGCCGCCGTCGATGGTGTCGTCGCCCGTGTCGTCGTCCGGCGCGCCGAAGAACGCACCCGAGGCCAACAGGACATCGTTGCCCGCGCCGCCCTCGATGCTGTCGGACCCGGTGCCGCCCTCGACCCGGTCGGCGCCGTCGGCGTCGCTGCCCCAGGCGATGATGGTGTCGTTCCCGCTGGCACCCAGGATCGTGTCGCTGCCGTCGCCCGACCGGATCAGGTCGTGATCGACCAGGCCCGGCGTGCGGGCAAAGGACCCGAGGATGGAATCGTTGCCCGCCCCGGTGACGAGGGTGTCGGACCCCAGGTCGCCGTTCATGTGGATGGCGAATCGGGTGTCCGTCCAGGTCAGCATGTCATTGCCGTCGCTGCCGCGCAGCCGGAACTCCTCGGCCCCGGTGATGCGCCGTCCCGTGACGCTGCCGATCCGGCCCGACAGGTCCAGGGTGCCCGGGGCCGACAGCTCCAGGTAGCCGATGCCCTCCAGCGCCTCGAAGCTCAGCAGCGTCTCGGCGGTGCCGATGGCGCGCCCCGACAGGACCTCCACGTTGCGGAAGGTGATGTTGTCGAGCTCCAGGTTGTTGCCGTAATCCGCCCGGCCGTAGGTGTCGCGGCCGTCGCCTCCGTCCACCACCAGCGGGATGGGGACCGCACGAAAGGTGCGCAGCGACAGGACGTCGTCGCCCGCGCCCCCGAACAGGTCGTGGGTTTCGTTGCCCAAAAGAGTGTCGTCGCCCGCCCCGCCGGTCAGGGTCGCGCGGCCCAGGGCGCTTTGGACATCCAGATACCAGGTGGCGCCGGACCCGCTCGCATCCCAGGTGAAGGGGTCGGTCGCGGTGCGGTCGAAGCGCACGGTGATCCGTCCGACCCCGGTGTCGTCCGCGCCCAGCGTAATCGCGCCCAGGTCCAGGTCCGTCGGGCGCAGGACGAACAGGCTGCCCCCGGGGCCGAAGCCGGTGATCTGGGTCACACCGTCCAGTTGCGCGCCGGTCAGGCGCAGCGCGCCGTTGTTCAGGTCGATCCGTTCGAACCCGGTGACGGTGCCCGCGTCGATCGCCACAGTGTTGGCGGCCCCCGAGATCAGCCGGTCGAACCCGTCGCCGCCGTCCAGCACATCGCCCTCGGTCAAGGTTTCGACCACCAGGACCCGATCGTCGCCCGCGCCTGCGCGCACCGTGTCCGCGCCGAACCCCGGCGACAGGAAATCATCGCCGGCCAGCCCCTCCAGCAGGTCGTTGCCGGTGAAGCCGGAGATGACGTCGTTCCCCGCGGTGCCGGTCAGGACCGGGTTTGCGATCCCGTCGTCGTCGCCGTCGGTGCCGAGAAGATTTGTCATGGGGCAGGGGCCTTTCGCTGGGGTCCCTGCACCATAACGGGTTACGACTTAGGAAAAAGTCATGGTTCCATGACCCTTGCCCGAGTTCTCAGGCGGTCAGGTCGAACACCTGTCCGCCCAGCCGCAGGTTGATCTCTGCCTGGCCGTCGCCGTCGACCAGCGCCCAGAGGATCTGACCGGTAGGACGGTAGATGACGAAGGCCTCCTGCACGTCGCCCGCGCCCGCCGTGGGGGTCGTGGTGGTGTTGATCTGGAACTGGTCGCGGGTGGCATTTCCGCCATAGACCAGCACGTCGCCCTGGGCGGCGTTGTAGTCCTGGATCCAGTCGGACCCGTGGTCGCGCACGCCCAAGTGAAAGAACGTGTCGGCATCCGCCCCGCCGTTGACCCGGTCGGACCCGAACCCGCCGTTGACGAAATCCATCCCGTCGCCGCCAAAGATCAGGTCCCCAAAGGCGGACCCGGTCAACGTGTCGTTCCCCGCACCGCCGATCACCGTATCGGCGCCAAACCCGCCCGCAATGCTGTCGTTGCCCGCGTCGCCGCGCAGCTCGTCATTGCCATAGCCGCCGTCGATGGTGTCGTTGCCCTCGCCGCCATACACCACGTCGCGCAGGTCGGCCTCGCTTTCGCCGCCGAGGATCAGGTCGTTGCCGGTCCCGCCCGAGATGCGGTCCGCCCCGTCGCCGCCCTGCAGGGTGTCGTGGCCCGCGTCCCCGGCAATCACGTCATCGCCCGCCCCGCCCAGGACCAGGTCGCGGCCCGCGTCGCCCGACAGCGTGTCATCGCCCAGAAGGCCGCTGACCGTGTCGTCGCCCGCCAGCCCCGTGATCACATCCGCCGCGAAAGAGCCGAGCAGCTGATCGTTGCCGTCGGTGGCCCCGGTGCCCAGATCGAAGGCCGGGCTGGCCCCGGCGGTGCCGGCCCCGTCTTCGCCCACGATGCGGATCTCGGAGGTGATGGTCCGCTGCCCATTGGCGAACAGCACGCCGGTCGCACTGGTCAGTTCCAGACCGAAGGTTTCATCGCCCTCGATGGCGGTGTCGCCGTAAACGCGCACCGCGATCACGCCCGCGGCGGATCCGGCGGGGATGGTCAGCCGCCCGGTGGTTTCGTTGAAATCCACGTCCGCCGTGGCGGTGCCGTTGCCGACGGTGCGCCAGTCGATCGTCACGGCGCTGCGCGCGGGTTCCGACAGGATGACGGGGACGTAATGCGTCTCGTAGCTGCTGTCGCCCTCATGGACGCTGATGTCGATCGGGGTGACCCGCACCGCGTTCTCATCGGGCACCGGGCCACGCACGCCCGAGGCCGGATCGTCCAGCCCCGCGGGCCGGCTGAGGATGCCGCCGTCGTCGTCGATGATCGTGCCCCGCGCCACCAGCGCGGGGGCGTTGCCGACGAAGTTGGCGTTGCTGATCCCGTACAGCATCAGCGACATTTCCTCGTCGCCCTCCAGCAGGCTGTCGCCATAGACCGAGACCGAGATCCAGGTGCTCTGCTGTCCGGCGGGGATGGTGACGGTGCCGGTGCGGTCGATGTAATCGCCGGTCGCCTCGCCTGCGGTGCCGTCCAGGGTGACGTACTTGAAGCTGACCGGCGACGGGGCAGGGCGGTCCATCGTCACCAGGAACCGCATCGATTCGTAGCTGGAATTGCCCTCTACGAAAGAGGCGTCGTGGATCTGCAGCACCGGCACGATGGGCGCGGTCGAGGCGGGGGCGGCGGGGCCGGTGGCCGGGGCCCCCAGGCCGCCGGGCCCGCTGGGCGTGCCCAGGTCGTCCTCGATGATGCGGATCTCGGCCTCCAGCGCGGGGGCGTCGCCCTCGAAGCGGCCGCCCCGGATGCCCGCGAAGATCACCGAAAAGGATTCGTCGCCTTCCAGCAGCTGATCGCCGTTGATGGCGATGGAGACATAGGTGCTCTCGGCTCCGGCGGGCAGGGTGAAGGTATTGCTGCGTTCCTGGTAATCGCCAAGCGTCCCCGAAGCGGACCCGTCCTGCGTGTAATAGGACACGGTGACCGGTGTGGCCGAAGGCCGGTCCAGGGTCACCAGGACGCGGGCGTATTCATAGCTGCTGTCGCCCTCGATGTACTGGACGTCCTGCACCCGCAGCGTCGGCAGTGGGTTGGTCGAAGCCGGGCCGCGCAGCACATCGCCCGGATCGCCGATTCCGCCTTCGGGCGAGACGCGGCCGCTGTCGTCGTCGAGGATCGTGCCGGTCGCCGCCAGCGCCTCGCCCCCGCCCGAAAAGACGCCGTTGCGCAGGTCGGTCAGCACCAGCTGAAAGGTCTCGTCGGGTTCGGGCCCGGTGCCGCCGTTGACGGCGATCGAAACCCAGGTCGCTTGCTGACCGGCGGAAATGGTGGCGCTGCCGGTGCGGTCCTGAATATCGCCGGTCTGATCGGCGGCGGACCCGCCCTGGACGTGGAAGTCCATGGTCACGTCGGCGGTGGCGGGCCGGTCCAGGGTGATCAGGAAGCGGGCGTATTCATAGCTGCCGTCGCCTTCGATCACCGAGACGTCGTGGATCGCCACGGTCGGAAAGACGCCCGCCTCGGGTGCGGGCCCCTGGATGCCCCGCGCAGTGCCAAAGGGTCCGGTCACGCCCGAGGGCAGCCCGTCGTCGTCGTCAAGAATGATGCCGGTGCCCACCAGCGTCGCGGCCCCGCCGTCCAGTGTGGCGTTGCTGACGGCCTGCAGGGCCACGAAGAAGGTCTCGTCAGGTTCGATCCCGGTGCCGCCATAGACGGTGATGGGGATGTCCACCGACAGGGTGCCGGGCTGAATCGTCACCGTGTCGGTGCGCGCGTTGTAATCGCCCCGCGCCGCCGAGGCGGTGCCATCCACCGTGAAGTAGCGGAAACTGACCGGGGCCGCCGAAACCGCATCCAGACTGACCCGGAAGAGGGCGCTTTCATATCCGCGGTCGCCTTCGAGAATACGGGTGTTGCTGAGCGAAAGAACGGGCATGGCAATGAATCCTGACAATGTTGATTGCAGGCAGGAGACCGGAACTCTTGACCGGTGTCACGGATTTATTGGCCGCACCTCAGGCGGTCAGGTCGAACACCTGCCCGTTCAGCCGCAGGTTTATTTCCGCCTGTCCGTCGCCATCCACCAGCGCCCAGAGGATCTGACCGGTGGGACGATAGATCACAAAGGCCTCGGCCACGTCGTCGGCCCCTGCGGTGGGGGTGGTCGTCGTGTTGATCTGGAACTGGTCACGGGTGGCATTGCCGCCATAGACGAGGACGTCGCCCTCGGCCCCGTTGTAGTCCTGGATCCAGTCGGACCCGTGGTCCGCGATGCCCAGATGGAAAAACGCGTCGGCATCCACGCCGCCGTTCACCCGGTCGGACCCGAACCCGCCGTTGATGAAATCCATCCCGTCGCCGCCAAAGATCACGTCGCCAAAGGCGGACCCGGTCAGCGTATCGTTGCCAACCCCGCCAATCACCGTATCCGCGCCAAACCCGCCCGCGATGCTGTCATCACCGGCATCGCCGCGCAGCGCGTCGTTGCCATAGCCGCCGTCGATGGTGTCATTACCCTCGCCGCCAAAGATCACGTCGCGCAGGTCGGCCGACGTGGCCCCGCCCAGGATGCTGTCGTTGCCGTCCCCGCCGATTAGCCGGTCTGCCCCGTCGCCGCCCTCCAGGGTGTCATTGCCCGCCAACCCGTCGAGGGTGTCGTTCCCGTCCCCGCCGCGCAGCAGATCGTCGTCCGGCGTGCCCGTCAGGTCGCGTGGCGGGTCGACAAAGGCGTCCAGCAGCAGACCGTCGATGCCCGACTGCTGCTGGAACAGCACGTTCTGATGGTCGAAGTAGGTCAGCAGCAGGGTGTCGTTGTCGACCTGGTCCAGCAGGGCCAGACTCTGGTCGTCGCTGCGGTCGATCGGAGCCAGGGTAAAGGGCTGCAACAGCCCGCCGGTGGCGTCGTAGACCGCATAGCCCACATCCTGCCCGTCGGCCCCCAGGTCGGAATCCTGGGTGCTGTTGACGACGAAGATCTGGCCGTTGTCCAGCACCGCCACGTCGAAGCTGTCGCTGGCGAAGGTGCTGTACTGCACCGTGGGCTCCACCTCCGGGTCGGCGCTGGCGGGCAGAGGGGTGATCTCTCCGACGGTGCGGCCCTGGGCGTCGTAGCGCTGCAGGAACACGCGGAACTGCCCGCCCGGCACCCCGGGCACCGCGTTGAGCGCCATCCAGAACACGCCGAAGCCGCCGCCGGGCATGGCCTCGACCCGGATCGTCTGCAGCTGGCCGCCGTTGAAGATGCTGGCCGCCATCTGCGCGCCGTCCAGCGCGGTGCCGTCCGCGCCGAAGCGCTGCACCATGACGTGGCGGGTGAAGTCGGGGTTGCGCACCCCGAAGGCCACGGCCAGCGTCCCGTCCGGCAGCACCGCCACATCGGAATTGGCCGCGGTGGTGTCCCGGCCGATGCCGCTGTCGGGCGACAGGACCACCGGCGCGCCCCGGGCCGCGAAGGCCCCGTCGAGGAAGAGCAGCGCGTCGTGCCGGTCCTCCCGGTTGGTGGGATTGTCCCGGTAGTCGAGCACGAAGCCCCCGCCCGGCAATTCGGTCAGGCTGTAGGTGAGGTGGGACACCGGCCCTTCGACGACCTGCACCGCCTCGCTGCGGGGGGTGCCGTCCGCATCGAAGGCCTGCAGCGAGATGCCCTCGCTGCGATCCCCGCCGATACCGCGGCTGGTCGTGCCCAGCACGAAGCCGCCATCGGCCAGCGCGGTGACGATCAGATTGTCCGATCCCCGCAGGACGGGCAGGTCGATGAAGCTGTCCTCCTCGGGGGTGGCGCCGGGGGTGGTGATCCGCACGCGCCCCTCCAGGTTGGTGTGGTCGTAGGCCACGACCCACTGCCCGCCGGTCAGAACAGCGGTGGCATGATCCTGGGCGAGCGTTCCCAGGCGGGTATCGCTGAGCAGGCGTTCATCGGTCATGGCGGGGGTCTCCGGGTCTGCAGTTTGCACGCGTGATACAACTGCCGCCCGGCTTGGGCCGCCCCCCGTTCGAGGGGGTCACGCGGTCAGGTCGAACACCTGTCCGTTCAGGCGCAGATTGATCTCTGCCTGCCCGTCGCCATCGACCAGCGCCCAGAGGATCTGACCGGTGGGACGATAGATCACAAAGGCCTCGGCCACGTCGTCGGCCCCTGCGGTGGGGGTGGTCGTCGTGTTGATCTGGAACTGGTCACGGGTGGCATTGCCGCCATAGACGAGGACGTCGCCCTCGGCCCCGTTGTAGTCCTGGATCCAGTCGGACCCGTGGTCAGCGATGCCCAGGTGAAAGAACGTGTCGGCATCCACGCCGCCATTCACCCGGTCCGACCCAAAGCCGCCGTTGATGAAATCCATCCCGTCCCCGCCAAAGATCACGTCGCCAAAGGCGGACCCGGTCAGCGTATCGTTGCCAACCCCGCCAATCACCGTATCGGCGCCGAACCCGCCCGCGATGCTGTCATCACCGGCATCGCCGCGCAGCTCGTCGTTGCCATAGCCGCCGTCGATGGTGTCGTTGCCGTCCCCGCCAAAGATCACGTCGCGCAGGTCGGTCATGGAGGTGCCGCCGGTGATCACGTCATTGCCCGCGCCGCCCAGCAGCGTGTCGTTGCCGTCCAGCCCGTCGATGGTGTCGTCGCCCGCCAGCCCGTCCAGACGGTCGGCCCCCTCGGTGCCGGTCAAGAGGTCGTCGCCCAACGTGGGCACCGTGGACGGGCCTGTCGGATCATGGCCGAGCGCGGTCAGGTCGATCACCGTGTCCGGCCCAAAGGGAACCGGCGCGCGGGTGCCGCGGCCATTGGTCGACAGGTCGATACTGTCATCCACCGGCGGCAGCGGGTCGCCCGCCAGGCAGAGCGTCAGTTCGGTGGTGACCGTGCGGCCGCCCGCCTCGCTCTCGTAGGCCAGGCCCAGGACCACGCTCTGACCGTTGTCATGGGTAATCTGGCCCAGCACCTGCAGGGACGGCACGCCAAGGGTCGGCTCGCCCGTGGCGGCCACCGCCTCGATCATCAGATCGGAGCGGATGATCGGCAGGCCGTTCGCCGGCTCCAGCAGGATCTGATAGGTAAACCCGGTGCTGCCCGCTGCCAAAGTCAGGGTCACCGTCAGCGGTCGCGCGGCAAGGACGTCGAAGGTGTCATTGTCGTAGCGGACGAGATTGGCATCGAAAGTGTAATCAACCATTCCGAGACCTCCGTTAAATCCAGATAGGCCTTGGGTGTAGGATGGGCGTCAGGCAGTCAAGTCAAACACCTGTCCGTTCAGCCGCAGGTTGATTTCCGCCTGTCCGTCGCCATCGACCAGCGCCCAGAGGATCTGACCGCTGGGGCGATAGATGACGAAAGCCTCCTGGACGGCATCGGCCCCCGCCATGGCCGTGGTCGTGGTGTTGATCTGGAACTGCGCGCGCGTGGCCCCGGCCCCGCCATAGAGCAGCACATCCCCCGCCGCCGCGTTATAGTCCTGGATCCAGTCAGACCCGTGGTCGCCGATGCCCAGGTGAAAAAAGGTATCCCCCCCCGCGCCGCCATTGACCCGGTCCGACCCGAACCCGCCGTTGACGAAATCCATGCCGTCGCCGCCAAAGATCACGTCGCCAAAGGCGGACCCGGTCAGGGTATCGTTGCCGGTGCCACCGATGACGGTATCGGCGCCAAAGCCGCCCGCGATCTGGTCGTTGCCCGCGTCGCCGCGCAGCTCGTCGTTGCCGTAGCCGCCGTCGATGGTGTCGTTGCCCTCGCCGCCGAACACCAGGTCGCGCAGGTCGGCCATGGTGGCCCCACCCTCGATGGTGTCATCGCCCGCCCCGCCTGAAATCGTGTCGCGCCCGTCGCCCGCGCGCAGGTGATTGGCCAGCTGGTTGCCGTCGATGCGGTCGTGCCCGGACCCGGTGTTGGCATTCTCGATCAGCGACCGCAGGTCGCCCTGATAGAGATAGGGGTTGGCGACATTGCCACGGGCGAACTGATCGCCGTCGGTCGCGCGCCCCAGGCTCAGGTTCGACAACTGCGCCGTCGAGAAGGTGCTGTAGGCGCCGGGCCGCAGGTCGATATCCTGATCGTTGGCGTAGTTGGAGAAATCGTAGGTATCGATCCCGCCCCCATCCCAAAGCGTCAGCAGGATCTTGGCGTTGTAGGGCTGTGCAAAGGTGAAATCATCCACCGTCATCGCCCCGGTCTGGGGGTCGAAGCGATAGACGTTGTCGGTGTTGTTCGACCCCGGCCCGAAGTTCGCCCCATAAAGATGCTGCAACGCCCGGTAGTCGTTGAGCATGTAGGTCCAGGGGTATTCCTCCTGCCCGGAGGCCCCGGTCAGCGGGTCGCCGATATAGGATCGGTAGGACATCACCGAGAATTCCTGGCCGTCCTCTGCGGCGGGCAGGGTCGGAAAGACGGTG includes:
- a CDS encoding calcium-binding protein, with protein sequence MTNLLGTDGDDDGIANPVLTGTAGNDVISGFTGNDLLEGLAGDDFLSPGFGADTVRAGAGDDRVLVVETLTEGDVLDGGDGFDRLISGAANTVAIDAGTVTGFERIDLNNGALRLTGAQLDGVTQITGFGPGGSLFVLRPTDLDLGAITLGADDTGVGRITVRFDRTATDPFTWDASGSGATWYLDVQSALGRATLTGGAGDDTLLGNETHDLFGGAGDDVLSLRTFRAVPIPLVVDGGDGRDTYGRADYGNNLELDNITFRNVEVLSGRAIGTAETLLSFEALEGIGYLELSAPGTLDLSGRIGSVTGRRITGAEEFRLRGSDGNDMLTWTDTRFAIHMNGDLGSDTLVTGAGNDSILGSFARTPGLVDHDLIRSGDGSDTILGASGNDTIIAWGSDADGADRVEGGTGSDSIEGGAGNDVLLASGAFFGAPDDDTGDDTIDGGDGADRILGAGGRDLLIGGTSEADLGDVIFGFSGNDTIRGGAGNDDANGGAGNDVLDGGTGSDTLAGGAGDDTISGGALSDVIFGGDGMDFINGGFGSDRINLGAGADRVFHAGVAGHGSDWIQDFAAEDALVAVDTARAADFQVNTATTAGAGAGDVEEAFVIYRPTGQILWALVDGDGQDTITLRIDEVDHQLMI
- a CDS encoding M10 family metallopeptidase C-terminal domain-containing protein, which codes for MPIAVAPTGNPSIDGILWGWKWDSPELSVSFPQTLNVYNGYQDIQGFTPFTQFQINQIVNFGLNNLGVFTGLTFRPDNQGFGDLRFAQASLIDYGQFHFNRGPHEPGNQGSAEANPPDPNLLTATQFGDNWFALGKYEAPELGSFQYAAGLLHEMGHSLGLKHGHHEQQWSFDNTTVFPTLPAAEDGQEFSVMSYRSYIGDPLTGASGQEEYPWTYMLNDYRALQHLYGANFGPGSNNTDNVYRFDPQTGAMTVDDFTFAQPYNAKILLTLWDGGGIDTYDFSNYANDQDIDLRPGAYSTFSTAQLSNLSLGRATDGDQFARGNVANPYLYQGDLRSLIENANTGSGHDRIDGNQLANHLRAGDGRDTISGGAGDDTIEGGATMADLRDLVFGGEGNDTIDGGYGNDELRGDAGNDQIAGGFGADTVIGGTGNDTLTGSAFGDVIFGGDGMDFVNGGFGSDRVNGGAGGDTFFHLGIGDHGSDWIQDYNAAAGDVLLYGGAGATRAQFQINTTTTAMAGADAVQEAFVIYRPSGQILWALVDGDGQAEINLRLNGQVFDLTA
- a CDS encoding calcium-binding protein, with the protein product MVDYTFDANLVRYDNDTFDVLAARPLTVTLTLAAGSTGFTYQILLEPANGLPIIRSDLMIEAVAATGEPTLGVPSLQVLGQITHDNGQSVVLGLAYESEAGGRTVTTELTLCLAGDPLPPVDDSIDLSTNGRGTRAPVPFGPDTVIDLTALGHDPTGPSTVPTLGDDLLTGTEGADRLDGLAGDDTIDGLDGNDTLLGGAGNDVITGGTSMTDLRDVIFGGDGNDTIDGGYGNDELRGDAGDDSIAGGFGADTVIGGVGNDTLTGSAFGDVIFGGDGMDFINGGFGSDRVNGGVDADTFFHLGIADHGSDWIQDYNGAEGDVLVYGGNATRDQFQINTTTTPTAGADDVAEAFVIYRPTGQILWALVDGDGQAEINLRLNGQVFDLTA
- a CDS encoding calcium-binding protein, giving the protein MTDERLLSDTRLGTLAQDHATAVLTGGQWVVAYDHTNLEGRVRITTPGATPEEDSFIDLPVLRGSDNLIVTALADGGFVLGTTSRGIGGDRSEGISLQAFDADGTPRSEAVQVVEGPVSHLTYSLTELPGGGFVLDYRDNPTNREDRHDALLFLDGAFAARGAPVVLSPDSGIGRDTTAANSDVAVLPDGTLAVAFGVRNPDFTRHVMVQRFGADGTALDGAQMAASIFNGGQLQTIRVEAMPGGGFGVFWMALNAVPGVPGGQFRVFLQRYDAQGRTVGEITPLPASADPEVEPTVQYSTFASDSFDVAVLDNGQIFVVNSTQDSDLGADGQDVGYAVYDATGGLLQPFTLAPIDRSDDQSLALLDQVDNDTLLLTYFDHQNVLFQQQSGIDGLLLDAFVDPPRDLTGTPDDDLLRGGDGNDTLDGLAGNDTLEGGDGADRLIGGDGNDSILGGATSADLRDVIFGGEGNDTIDGGYGNDALRGDAGDDSIAGGFGADTVIGGVGNDTLTGSAFGDVIFGGDGMDFINGGFGSDRVNGGVDADAFFHLGIADHGSDWIQDYNGAEGDVLVYGGNATRDQFQINTTTTPTAGADDVAEAFVIYRPTGQILWALVDGDGQAEINLRLNGQVFDLTA
- a CDS encoding Calx-beta domain-containing protein, whose translation is MPVLSLSNTRILEGDRGYESALFRVSLDAVSAAPVSFRYFTVDGTASAARGDYNARTDTVTIQPGTLSVDIPITVYGGTGIEPDETFFVALQAVSNATLDGGAATLVGTGIILDDDDGLPSGVTGPFGTARGIQGPAPEAGVFPTVAIHDVSVIEGDGSYEYARFLITLDRPATADVTMDFHVQGGSAADQTGDIQDRTGSATISAGQQATWVSIAVNGGTGPEPDETFQLVLTDLRNGVFSGGGEALAATGTILDDDSGRVSPEGGIGDPGDVLRGPASTNPLPTLRVQDVQYIEGDSSYEYARVLVTLDRPSATPVTVSYYTQDGSASGTLGDYQERSNTFTLPAGAESTYVSIAINGDQLLEGDESFSVIFAGIRGGRFEGDAPALEAEIRIIEDDLGTPSGPGGLGAPATGPAAPASTAPIVPVLQIHDASFVEGNSSYESMRFLVTMDRPAPSPVSFKYVTLDGTAGEATGDYIDRTGTVTIPAGQQSTWISVSVYGDSLLEGDEEMSLMLYGISNANFVGNAPALVARGTIIDDDGGILSRPAGLDDPASGVRGPVPDENAVRVTPIDISVHEGDSSYETHYVPVILSEPARSAVTIDWRTVGNGTATADVDFNETTGRLTIPAGSAAGVIAVRVYGDTAIEGDETFGLELTSATGVLFANGQRTITSEIRIVGEDGAGTAGASPAFDLGTGATDGNDQLLGSFAADVITGLAGDDTVSGLLGDDTLSGDAGRDLVLGGAGDDVIAGDAGHDTLQGGDGADRISGGTGNDLILGGESEADLRDVVYGGEGNDTIDGGYGNDELRGDAGNDSIAGGFGADTVIGGAGNDTLTGSAFGDLIFGGDGMDFVNGGFGSDRVNGGADADTFFHLGVRDHGSDWIQDYNAAQGDVLVYGGNATRDQFQINTTTTPTAGAGDVQEAFVIYRPTGQILWALVDGDGQAEINLRLGGQVFDLTA